In Posidoniimonas polymericola, one genomic interval encodes:
- the sufD gene encoding Fe-S cluster assembly protein SufD → MTATLTSQGYDQAAFDALLASLDEPAWMTDRRRDAFEAFANAPWPSSKDEEWMRTDIRLFKLDQFAKPDDAAAAPCDPGLLTHGVDLGGHVQSVDGNLVSEDLSAELAAKGVLFGGMQRMLAEHGDKLRPSIERDIVCPKYDRFAMLNAAFWTCGSVLYVPKGVSVEQPLHMLSVLGAEKSADLSRTLVVLEEGAEATLLAETASASTDAAGLHCGAIELIVGPNAKLRYVNLQNWNNKVWHFAHQKAVVGKQGQLQWTIGALGAKLAKVNQHVALEGSDAEAQVNGAMFTQGRQHLTYNTHQHHEASYCRSDLLYKTALQDKSRTVWRGMIKVDKPAQRTDAYQRNDNLMLSEHCRADSIPGLEIEADDVRCTHGSTSGRVDESQIFYAMTRGYTRQEAVRMIVSGFFQQIFDRITIQSVRDALGEAIAARVQDLSSL, encoded by the coding sequence ATGACCGCTACGCTTACTTCCCAGGGATACGACCAGGCAGCCTTCGACGCGCTGCTCGCCTCGCTCGATGAACCCGCCTGGATGACCGACCGCCGCCGCGACGCGTTCGAGGCGTTCGCCAACGCCCCGTGGCCCTCGTCGAAGGACGAGGAGTGGATGCGGACCGACATCCGGCTGTTCAAGCTCGACCAGTTCGCCAAGCCGGACGACGCGGCCGCCGCTCCGTGCGACCCCGGTCTGCTGACGCACGGCGTCGACCTCGGCGGCCACGTGCAGTCGGTCGACGGCAACCTTGTCAGCGAGGACCTCTCGGCAGAACTGGCGGCCAAGGGCGTGTTGTTCGGCGGCATGCAACGGATGCTGGCCGAGCACGGCGACAAGCTCCGCCCGTCGATCGAGCGGGACATCGTCTGCCCGAAGTACGACCGGTTTGCGATGCTCAACGCCGCGTTCTGGACCTGCGGCTCGGTGCTGTACGTGCCCAAGGGCGTGTCGGTCGAGCAGCCGCTGCACATGCTGTCGGTGCTCGGCGCGGAAAAATCGGCCGACCTGTCCCGCACGCTGGTCGTGCTGGAAGAGGGCGCCGAGGCGACCCTGCTCGCCGAGACCGCCAGCGCCTCGACCGACGCGGCCGGCCTGCACTGTGGCGCGATCGAGCTGATCGTCGGCCCCAACGCCAAGCTGCGGTACGTCAACCTGCAGAACTGGAACAACAAGGTTTGGCACTTCGCCCACCAGAAGGCGGTAGTTGGCAAGCAGGGCCAGCTGCAGTGGACCATCGGCGCGCTTGGCGCCAAGCTGGCAAAGGTAAACCAGCACGTCGCGCTCGAGGGCTCGGACGCCGAGGCCCAGGTCAACGGGGCCATGTTCACCCAGGGCCGCCAGCACCTGACCTACAACACTCACCAGCACCACGAGGCGTCGTACTGCCGCAGCGACCTGCTCTACAAGACGGCCCTGCAGGACAAGTCCCGCACCGTGTGGCGCGGGATGATCAAGGTCGACAAGCCGGCCCAGCGGACCGACGCCTACCAGCGCAACGACAACCTGATGCTGTCGGAGCACTGCCGGGCCGACTCGATCCCCGGGTTGGAGATCGAGGCCGACGACGTCCGCTGCACGCACGGCAGCACGTCGGGCCGGGTGGACGAGTCGCAGATCTTCTACGCCATGACCCGCGGCTACACCCGCCAGGAAGCGGTGCGGATGATCGTAAGCGGCTTCTTCCAGCAGATCTTCGACCGAATCACGATCCAGAGCGTCCGCGACGCGCTCGGCGAGGCGATCGCCGCCCGCGTGCAAGACCTCAGCAGTCTGTAG
- a CDS encoding Rieske (2Fe-2S) protein: protein MTFHPVGPASDFPDPSSTLVEVDDAPVVLIHAAGHFYALDDVCTHDGGPLSDGPLDPEEKTIACPRHGAKFDLKSGAALTMPATKATAAHEVKVEDGQVLVRLVG, encoded by the coding sequence ATGACGTTCCATCCAGTCGGTCCCGCGTCCGATTTCCCCGACCCGTCCTCGACGCTGGTCGAGGTCGATGACGCGCCCGTGGTGCTGATCCACGCGGCGGGCCACTTTTACGCCCTCGACGACGTCTGCACGCACGACGGCGGCCCGCTGTCCGACGGGCCGCTCGATCCGGAAGAAAAGACCATCGCCTGCCCGCGGCACGGCGCCAAGTTCGACCTCAAGAGCGGGGCCGCCCTGACGATGCCCGCCACCAAGGCTACCGCCGCGCACGAGGTGAAGGTCGAGGATGGTCAGGTGCTGGTTAGGCTCGTCGGCTAG
- a CDS encoding family 43 glycosylhydrolase, whose product MLGHSINLLKLGFLGLCLGMTCCFAATAAAENSGKVADKPLYRDPVFDGAADPSLVYNPEAGKWWMFYTNRRATAAGLRGVEWVHGTAIGIAESADGGASWSYVGTAEIDVPPETASDAPTYWAPEVTRVGDGKWRMYLTVVPGVFADWSHPRRIVELRSDDLLHWSDAKPLPLANDKVIDATVLQTPGGEWRMWYNNERDGKSIWQASSDDLTEWVDRGKAIGQRGEGPKVFRWRGHYWLVMDLWRGIGVFRSVDADQWEQQPEPLLAEPGTGEDDQVIGQHPDVVVSGDRAFLFYFTHPGRRGPDARKDTSEQRRSSIQVVELFEEEGWLSCDRDAPTQVRLLPQ is encoded by the coding sequence ATGCTCGGACACTCAATCAACCTGCTGAAACTGGGGTTTCTAGGACTCTGCCTTGGCATGACATGTTGCTTCGCCGCAACCGCAGCAGCAGAAAATTCCGGCAAAGTCGCCGATAAGCCGCTATACCGCGACCCGGTGTTCGACGGCGCGGCCGACCCCTCCCTGGTCTACAACCCGGAGGCTGGCAAGTGGTGGATGTTCTACACCAACCGCCGCGCGACCGCCGCAGGGCTCCGCGGCGTGGAGTGGGTGCACGGCACGGCAATCGGCATCGCCGAGTCGGCCGACGGCGGGGCGAGCTGGTCGTACGTCGGGACTGCCGAGATTGATGTTCCGCCAGAGACCGCCAGCGACGCCCCCACCTACTGGGCGCCGGAGGTGACCCGTGTCGGCGATGGCAAGTGGCGGATGTACCTGACGGTCGTGCCGGGCGTGTTCGCCGACTGGTCCCACCCACGGCGGATCGTCGAACTGCGGAGCGACGACCTGCTCCACTGGTCCGACGCCAAGCCGCTGCCGCTGGCCAACGACAAGGTGATCGACGCCACCGTCCTGCAGACGCCCGGCGGCGAGTGGCGGATGTGGTACAACAACGAACGCGACGGCAAGTCGATCTGGCAGGCGAGCAGCGACGACCTCACCGAGTGGGTCGACCGCGGCAAGGCGATCGGCCAGCGTGGCGAGGGTCCCAAGGTCTTCCGCTGGCGCGGCCACTACTGGCTAGTGATGGACCTCTGGCGGGGCATCGGCGTATTCCGCTCCGTCGACGCCGACCAATGGGAGCAGCAGCCAGAGCCGCTGCTCGCCGAACCCGGGACCGGCGAGGACGACCAGGTGATCGGTCAGCACCCGGACGTCGTGGTGAGCGGCGATCGGGCGTTCCTGTTCTACTTCACCCACCCGGGACGCCGCGGCCCCGACGCCCGTAAGGACACGTCGGAGCAGCGCCGCAGCTCGATCCAGGTGGTTGAGTTGTTCGAGGAGGAAGGCTGGCTCAGCTGCGACCGCGACGCCCCAACGCAGGTGCGGCTGCTGCCGCAGTAG
- a CDS encoding alpha/beta hydrolase, giving the protein MRTRFLAGLLFCILTCQAIVPQTLLAQTGRVYDDLSLESEILGETRKFAVYLPPDYDASERSYPVLYLLHGSGDDQSGWVQFGEVLNIADREINAGRATPMVIVMPNADETHRGYTNHISEDFRYEDFFIEELMPHVESEYRIRREKRYRAVAGLSMGGNGSFIYALRHPDLFASACPLSAYAGPLSKDELKGRRGGGEATEEQIDAHYEKYSILELINNMPDDQRDDVRWYIDCGDDDFLYEGNSLVHIAMRKRGVPHEYRVRDGGHRWSYWRSALPTVLAFVSDGFHQN; this is encoded by the coding sequence ATGCGCACCAGGTTTTTGGCGGGCCTTCTGTTCTGCATTCTCACTTGCCAGGCGATCGTGCCTCAGACGCTGCTGGCTCAGACCGGTCGGGTGTACGACGACCTGTCACTCGAGAGCGAGATCCTCGGCGAGACCCGCAAGTTCGCCGTCTACCTGCCGCCCGACTACGACGCGTCGGAGCGGAGCTACCCGGTGCTGTACCTGCTGCACGGCTCCGGCGACGACCAGTCCGGCTGGGTGCAATTCGGCGAGGTCCTCAACATCGCCGACCGGGAGATCAACGCCGGACGGGCCACGCCGATGGTGATTGTCATGCCGAACGCGGATGAGACGCACCGCGGCTACACGAACCACATCAGCGAAGACTTCCGCTACGAGGATTTCTTCATCGAAGAGCTGATGCCGCACGTCGAGTCTGAGTACCGCATCCGCCGCGAAAAGCGTTACCGGGCCGTGGCCGGGCTGTCGATGGGGGGTAACGGCTCGTTCATCTACGCCTTGCGTCACCCGGACCTGTTTGCCTCGGCCTGCCCGTTGAGCGCCTACGCCGGCCCGCTCAGCAAGGACGAACTTAAGGGCCGCCGCGGGGGCGGCGAGGCGACTGAGGAGCAGATCGACGCACATTACGAGAAGTACTCCATTCTCGAACTCATTAACAACATGCCGGACGACCAACGCGACGACGTCCGCTGGTACATCGACTGCGGTGATGATGATTTCCTGTACGAGGGCAACTCGCTGGTTCACATCGCGATGCGGAAGCGGGGCGTGCCGCACGAGTACCGCGTCCGCGACGGCGGCCACCGCTGGAGCTACTGGCGATCGGCCCTGCCGACCGTGCTGGCGTTCGTGTCGGATGGGTTCCATCAGAACTAG
- a CDS encoding metal-sulfur cluster assembly factor, producing MPIAEDKVRESLKQVIDPELFVNIVDLGLVYEVTITETAEGKSDVAVDMTMTSPACPAAPQILSQSKDAIAGIEEVGEVDIKLVMEPAWSPERMTEDARDQLGIF from the coding sequence ATGCCCATCGCCGAAGACAAAGTCCGCGAATCACTGAAGCAGGTCATCGACCCCGAGCTGTTCGTGAACATCGTCGACCTTGGCCTGGTGTACGAGGTCACGATCACCGAGACCGCCGAAGGCAAGTCGGACGTGGCGGTCGACATGACGATGACCAGCCCCGCCTGCCCGGCCGCGCCGCAGATCCTCAGCCAGTCCAAGGACGCCATCGCCGGAATCGAGGAGGTTGGCGAGGTCGACATCAAGCTGGTGATGGAACCGGCCTGGAGCCCCGAACGCATGACCGAGGACGCCCGCGACCAGCTCGGCATCTTTTAA
- a CDS encoding ATP-grasp domain-containing protein yields MKVLIYEWVSGGGLLGEDGPLPASLLREGTAMARSVGEDFARLPGAEVALLRDIRVMGLNAKGCKLIGVDSPSERDEVLDQQMRSADAVLLIAPETDGHLLRLCREAESLGARLISPGSEFIAIAANKMDTAQRLAAAGVRVPDGVLVDEGEPLPTDHPYPAVIKPIDGAGSEDTYLMYDSSETPPPYAWARRLEPFINGMAASVAVLLGEAGPKPLMPCRQRLSADGRFRYLGGSAPLAPGLVKRAQQLSLDAVRAMPPASGYVGLDLVLGADPTGTEDYVIEINPRLTTSYAGLRFAARTSLAEAMVHAARGESTNLAFDERPILFDPDGIVSYLDE; encoded by the coding sequence ATGAAGGTGCTGATCTACGAATGGGTGTCGGGCGGCGGCCTGCTCGGCGAGGACGGCCCGCTGCCGGCGTCGCTGCTGCGCGAGGGGACCGCGATGGCGCGGTCGGTCGGCGAGGACTTCGCCAGGCTGCCCGGCGCCGAGGTCGCGCTGCTCCGCGACATCCGCGTGATGGGCCTGAATGCGAAGGGCTGCAAACTGATTGGTGTCGACAGCCCAAGCGAACGTGACGAGGTGCTGGACCAGCAGATGCGTTCGGCCGACGCGGTGCTGCTGATCGCCCCGGAGACCGACGGCCACCTGCTGCGGCTGTGCCGCGAGGCCGAGTCGCTCGGGGCGCGGCTGATCTCCCCTGGCAGCGAGTTCATCGCGATCGCCGCCAACAAGATGGACACCGCCCAGCGGCTCGCAGCCGCCGGGGTCCGTGTGCCCGATGGCGTGCTCGTCGACGAGGGAGAGCCACTGCCAACGGACCACCCGTACCCGGCCGTGATCAAGCCGATCGACGGGGCGGGCTCGGAGGACACGTACCTGATGTACGACAGCAGCGAGACGCCACCCCCGTACGCGTGGGCGCGTAGGCTGGAGCCGTTCATCAACGGCATGGCGGCGAGCGTTGCGGTGCTGCTGGGCGAGGCCGGCCCGAAGCCACTGATGCCGTGCCGCCAGCGTCTGTCGGCCGACGGCAGGTTCCGCTACCTGGGCGGGTCGGCGCCGCTCGCCCCGGGGCTGGTGAAGCGGGCCCAGCAGCTCTCGCTCGACGCGGTCCGCGCGATGCCCCCTGCCAGCGGCTACGTCGGCCTCGACCTGGTGCTCGGCGCCGACCCGACCGGGACCGAAGACTACGTCATCGAGATCAACCCCCGACTCACCACGTCGTACGCGGGCCTCAGGTTCGCTGCCCGTACCAGCCTGGCCGAGGCGATGGTCCATGCGGCCCGGGGCGAGTCGACAAACCTGGCGTTCGACGAGCGGCCCATCTTGTTCGACCCCGACGGCATCGTGAGTTACCTAGACGAATGA
- a CDS encoding hydantoinase/oxoprolinase family protein: MNTAAPWLGLDVGGANLKAATTAGFAAQTEFPLWQRPNELAAAIAELIASAPPCRGVAATMTGELADCYASKREGVAAIADALTEAAGPTPVRVYDLTLSGFIGPDQAANHVRGVAAGNWHALATACGRLARKPGVLIDVGSTTTDVVRFAPSGVLSNSVTDTDRLLSGELLYQGVGRTPVAALTHTLPLDGRECPVAAELFATTADAAVLLGLMPESNTLGADGRPLTRACSAARLARMICADAGDLTSEQITRLAQDVMGALKHRLADALRHLQASSDGFFVVSGAGEWLARQAVANVAPAAEVTTLSSLVGEAASVCAPAWAVAFLAGEGAAFLAGEGAAFLAGEGAIT; encoded by the coding sequence ATGAACACAGCCGCGCCATGGCTGGGCCTGGACGTCGGCGGCGCCAACCTCAAGGCGGCGACCACGGCTGGGTTTGCGGCGCAGACCGAGTTCCCACTGTGGCAGCGTCCGAACGAATTGGCGGCCGCGATTGCGGAGCTCATCGCTTCGGCGCCGCCGTGCCGCGGCGTCGCCGCCACGATGACCGGCGAGTTGGCGGACTGCTACGCGTCGAAGCGGGAGGGTGTCGCCGCTATCGCCGACGCGCTGACGGAGGCGGCGGGACCGACGCCCGTGCGCGTCTACGATCTGACGTTGAGCGGCTTCATCGGCCCCGACCAGGCAGCCAATCACGTCCGCGGCGTCGCGGCCGGCAACTGGCACGCGTTGGCGACTGCCTGCGGAAGACTTGCTCGGAAGCCGGGCGTGCTGATCGACGTCGGCTCGACGACAACTGACGTTGTGCGGTTCGCTCCTAGTGGCGTTCTAAGCAACTCGGTCACCGACACCGACCGGCTCCTATCTGGTGAGCTGTTGTACCAAGGCGTGGGCCGCACGCCGGTCGCGGCGCTGACACACACCCTGCCGCTCGACGGCCGCGAGTGCCCGGTCGCCGCCGAGTTGTTCGCCACGACCGCCGACGCCGCGGTGCTGCTAGGTTTGATGCCCGAGTCCAACACACTCGGCGCCGACGGCCGGCCCCTGACGCGGGCGTGTTCTGCTGCGCGACTGGCAAGAATGATCTGCGCCGACGCAGGAGATTTGACGAGCGAGCAGATTACCCGCCTGGCACAAGACGTAATGGGCGCCCTGAAGCATCGCCTTGCTGACGCACTCCGCCACCTCCAGGCGAGCAGCGATGGCTTCTTCGTGGTATCCGGGGCCGGGGAATGGCTGGCCCGTCAGGCAGTCGCGAACGTGGCGCCGGCTGCCGAGGTCACAACGCTCAGCTCGCTCGTCGGCGAGGCCGCGAGCGTCTGTGCGCCGGCCTGGGCAGTGGCTTTCCTCGCCGGTGAGGGGGCGGCTTTCCTCGCCGGTGAGGGGGCGGCTTTCCTCGCCGGTGAGGGGGCCATCACATGA
- a CDS encoding S1C family serine protease, translated as MRRPNTRLAMCGWMLLATSATGQTLDPSGDTAPPEQATQDPRELAGLYAEAVQAAVGRVSPALVQVRVIGDYRGLGRNASGAMSGVLLDPRWIITSSFGLERRPDVTVVAFANGDTRSASLTSIDHSRHTALLRLSEDAPFEAPPLEPRSDALPGETAIGVGVAYDPASPNVSVGVVSAANRRLGRAVQTDAAVSPANYGGLLVDLRGRVLGVLCPAGEPGDPAGGAEWYDSGIGFATPLEDILERLPRMQEGDDIHAGRAGLAFRPGNEYTEAPVVTAALKGGPGEKAGLQAGDRITSVDGESVANLKQFRIALGPHDAGDELTVGLLRGEQGLTLKLQLVAASELPRPEPRQPSMLERLKENLPQPE; from the coding sequence ATGAGACGACCGAACACCCGCCTTGCGATGTGCGGCTGGATGCTGCTAGCCACGTCGGCAACTGGGCAGACTTTAGACCCTAGCGGCGACACCGCTCCACCGGAGCAGGCAACCCAAGACCCCCGCGAGCTAGCCGGGCTCTACGCCGAGGCGGTCCAGGCGGCTGTGGGCCGGGTCTCGCCAGCGCTCGTGCAGGTCCGCGTCATTGGCGACTACCGTGGGCTCGGACGCAATGCGTCCGGGGCGATGAGCGGCGTGCTGCTCGACCCCCGCTGGATCATCACAAGTAGTTTCGGCCTCGAACGCCGTCCCGACGTGACGGTGGTTGCTTTCGCCAATGGTGATACGCGGTCCGCGTCGCTCACGAGCATCGATCACAGCCGGCACACGGCGCTGCTCCGATTATCGGAGGACGCCCCCTTCGAAGCCCCTCCGCTCGAGCCACGTTCGGACGCACTCCCCGGCGAGACCGCCATCGGCGTGGGCGTCGCCTACGACCCGGCCAGCCCAAACGTATCGGTCGGGGTGGTGAGCGCCGCGAACCGGCGGCTCGGCCGCGCCGTGCAGACCGACGCCGCCGTGTCGCCCGCCAACTACGGCGGGCTGCTGGTCGACCTTCGCGGCCGGGTTCTTGGGGTTCTCTGCCCCGCGGGGGAACCAGGCGACCCGGCCGGCGGCGCCGAGTGGTACGATTCGGGCATCGGGTTTGCCACGCCACTGGAAGACATCCTCGAGCGTCTCCCTAGGATGCAGGAAGGCGACGACATCCACGCCGGCCGGGCCGGTTTGGCGTTCCGTCCTGGCAACGAGTACACGGAGGCGCCGGTCGTCACCGCCGCGCTCAAGGGTGGGCCGGGTGAGAAGGCGGGCCTGCAGGCCGGCGACCGCATCACGTCGGTTGACGGTGAGTCGGTGGCGAACCTGAAGCAGTTCCGCATCGCCCTCGGCCCGCACGATGCAGGCGATGAGCTGACAGTTGGCCTGCTGCGGGGCGAGCAGGGACTCACGCTCAAACTGCAGCTGGTCGCCGCCTCCGAGCTGCCACGGCCCGAGCCCCGCCAGCCTTCGATGCTAGAGCGTCTCAAAGAGAACCTGCCGCAGCCCGAGTGA
- a CDS encoding S1C family serine protease, which yields MTPRWALLLAAAASRGLLAFALVLLVAGDASAQSAPPDVLDRVQQSLVKVYGAGGIQGIEAYQSGFIAGEKGRVVTADSLVLEQGEVTVVLASGDRYAGRVVGADPLLRVAVVEFDPAGESLTAIDLSRPHEPQPGEPLLAFSNLFNIAAGAEPGSVMRTHLSAVTPREIAFGFSAPRGSDRVLLVDSVTSNPGAAGGLLTDYQGRPVGMIGNEVEGRVTGGWLNYAIPASQVAASAQRIVQGEQIRGADPVPAALVSPLDQWGFALVEDIAPRTPPYVELVRTGSAAQQAGMQSDDLVVMVDNLVTATVSESLRVLTVRSQTRGTKQLRLTVEREGQLIEIVLPAQEAS from the coding sequence GTGACGCCTCGATGGGCTTTACTATTGGCGGCTGCCGCCAGCCGCGGTCTGTTGGCATTTGCGTTGGTGCTGCTCGTCGCTGGGGACGCATCCGCGCAGTCGGCGCCGCCCGACGTACTCGACCGTGTGCAGCAGTCGCTGGTCAAGGTCTACGGCGCCGGAGGCATCCAAGGGATCGAGGCCTACCAGTCTGGCTTCATCGCCGGCGAGAAGGGACGCGTCGTGACCGCCGACAGCCTGGTCCTCGAACAGGGCGAGGTCACCGTGGTGCTGGCGAGCGGGGACCGCTACGCCGGGCGGGTGGTCGGGGCCGATCCGCTGCTGCGGGTCGCGGTGGTCGAGTTCGACCCGGCCGGCGAGTCGCTCACCGCGATCGACCTGAGCCGCCCCCACGAGCCACAGCCCGGCGAGCCGCTGCTCGCGTTCAGCAACCTGTTCAACATCGCGGCCGGCGCAGAGCCTGGATCGGTTATGCGGACGCACCTCTCGGCCGTGACGCCGCGTGAGATTGCGTTTGGATTCTCCGCCCCGCGTGGCAGCGACCGCGTGCTGCTGGTCGACTCGGTCACCAGCAACCCGGGCGCGGCCGGCGGCCTGCTGACCGACTACCAAGGCCGGCCGGTTGGGATGATCGGCAATGAAGTCGAAGGACGCGTCACCGGCGGTTGGCTGAACTACGCGATCCCGGCCTCCCAGGTCGCCGCGAGCGCCCAACGCATCGTGCAGGGCGAGCAGATCCGCGGCGCCGACCCGGTTCCGGCGGCGCTGGTGAGCCCGCTCGATCAGTGGGGCTTCGCCCTAGTGGAGGACATCGCCCCACGGACGCCACCCTACGTAGAACTGGTCCGCACGGGTTCCGCCGCCCAGCAGGCCGGGATGCAGTCCGATGACCTGGTGGTGATGGTCGACAACCTTGTCACGGCCACCGTTAGCGAGTCTTTGCGAGTGCTCACCGTGCGGAGCCAGACGCGAGGAACCAAGCAGTTGCGGCTGACGGTCGAGCGAGAAGGCCAACTGATCGAGATCGTTCTGCCCGCCCAGGAGGCGTCATGA
- a CDS encoding S1C family serine protease, which yields MQRILIVITVLAASARLAPAAGPELDPRIEQAEQQRVQTVRRITPATIAVFDNQGEGGGSGVIIRADGLAVTNFHVVAPCGPFMTCGLPDGRVVAAVLLGVDPPGDVALIRLIDDRPFPVAEIGDSDRVSAGEEVFVVGNPFLLADDLQPTVTCGILSGVHRYQYPAGSILEYADCLQTDAAINPGNSGGPLYDSRGRLIGINGRASFEKRGRVNVGVGYAISINQVLRFAAHLESGRIVDHARLGATVSTLSRGRVVIDDIDADSDAYRRGLRYGDQVVRLAGRDVTSANQVQNIVATYPPGSRLAITCLRAGGETIETTVRLSPAHEASELEEIVGAQLAQPPKEPPIGDVFEPRVGYANYLPNRAHRDLILQTCLLRVEAGASLPWRITGTDANRGKVALDLAADRVTFSSERSEYWIDPNADLSTQRDPPGSGGLLAALSLMRTLFTEGPAGLQDCYYVGALPRGSSDELRDCIVAHHHGATAEFYFTTEACRLERIEYFSDAAADPCVVLLNWPDASAQRPAGLRVSVGDDVWLNLDELRLTASAEASP from the coding sequence ATGCAACGAATCCTCATAGTGATAACCGTCCTCGCGGCGTCGGCGCGGCTCGCCCCGGCCGCCGGCCCCGAGCTCGACCCTCGCATCGAGCAAGCCGAACAGCAACGCGTCCAAACGGTTCGGCGGATTACGCCCGCCACCATCGCTGTCTTTGACAACCAAGGCGAGGGCGGCGGTTCTGGCGTGATTATCCGTGCGGATGGGTTGGCGGTCACCAACTTCCATGTCGTGGCGCCGTGCGGGCCGTTCATGACCTGCGGCCTGCCCGATGGCCGCGTCGTCGCCGCGGTGCTGCTCGGCGTCGACCCGCCCGGCGACGTGGCGCTGATCCGCCTGATTGACGACCGCCCATTCCCGGTCGCCGAGATCGGTGACAGCGACCGTGTCTCCGCGGGGGAAGAGGTGTTTGTGGTTGGCAACCCCTTCCTGCTCGCCGACGACCTGCAGCCGACAGTGACCTGCGGCATCCTTTCCGGCGTGCACCGCTACCAGTACCCAGCTGGTTCGATCCTGGAGTACGCCGACTGCCTGCAGACCGACGCCGCCATCAACCCGGGCAACTCCGGCGGACCGCTCTACGACAGCCGGGGGCGCCTGATCGGGATCAACGGCCGGGCGTCGTTCGAGAAGCGGGGCCGGGTTAACGTCGGCGTGGGCTACGCGATCTCGATTAACCAAGTGCTGCGTTTTGCCGCGCATCTCGAGAGCGGCCGGATTGTCGATCACGCCCGACTAGGGGCGACGGTTTCTACGCTGTCGCGGGGCCGCGTGGTGATCGACGACATCGACGCCGATTCCGACGCCTACCGGCGTGGGCTCCGCTACGGCGACCAGGTGGTGCGCCTGGCCGGACGCGACGTGACCTCAGCCAACCAGGTGCAGAACATTGTCGCGACCTACCCGCCCGGCAGCCGGTTGGCCATTACCTGCCTGCGGGCCGGCGGCGAGACCATCGAAACTACTGTCCGCCTTAGTCCGGCGCACGAGGCCAGCGAACTCGAGGAGATTGTCGGCGCCCAGCTCGCGCAGCCGCCCAAGGAGCCCCCCATCGGAGACGTTTTCGAACCTCGGGTTGGCTACGCCAATTACCTGCCCAACCGCGCCCACAGAGATCTGATTCTTCAGACCTGCTTGCTCCGGGTCGAGGCGGGCGCCAGCCTGCCGTGGCGGATCACCGGGACCGACGCGAACCGCGGCAAGGTCGCCCTCGACCTCGCCGCGGACCGGGTCACCTTCAGCTCGGAACGAAGCGAGTACTGGATCGACCCGAACGCCGATCTCAGCACCCAGCGTGACCCTCCTGGATCGGGAGGCCTGCTCGCGGCGCTCTCGCTGATGCGTACGCTCTTCACCGAGGGGCCCGCGGGCCTGCAGGACTGCTACTACGTTGGCGCGCTGCCCCGCGGCTCGTCGGACGAGCTGCGGGACTGCATCGTGGCGCACCACCATGGCGCCACCGCAGAGTTTTACTTTACCACCGAAGCGTGCCGCCTAGAGCGGATCGAGTACTTCAGCGACGCCGCCGCGGACCCCTGTGTCGTGCTGCTGAATTGGCCGGATGCATCGGCCCAGCGGCCGGCGGGGCTGCGGGTGTCGGTCGGTGACGATGTCTGGCTCAACCTTGACGAACTTCGTCTGACCGCCAGCGCGGAGGCATCGCCGTGA